The following proteins come from a genomic window of Pseudomonas sp. WJP1:
- the fdnG gene encoding formate dehydrogenase-N subunit alpha — protein MDLSRRQFFKVAGIGLAGSSLGALGMAPTAAFAEQVRHFKLAHTHETRNTCPYCSVGCGLIMYSQGDAAKNVAQNIIHIEGDADHPVNRGTLCPKGAGLLDFIHSPGRLQYPQMRKPGSSEWTRVSWDEALDRIADLMKADRDANFIEKNAQGQTVNRWLTTGFLAASAASNEAGYITHKVVRSLGMLGFDNQARVUHGPTVASLAPTYGRGAMTNHWTDIANANLVLVMGGNAAEAHPCGFKWVTEAKAHNKARLIVVDPRFTRTASVADYYAPIRTGTDIAFMGGLINYLLTEDKIQHEYVRNYTDVSFLVKAGYGFEDGIFSGYDAAKRVYTDKSGWGYELGEDGFVKTDPTLQDPHCVYQLMKQHYSRYNIELASQICGMPVDAMQKIWEEIATCSQPGKTMTILYALGWTQHSIGAQIIRSAAMVQLLLGNVGMPGGGVNALRGHSNIQGLTDLGLLSNSLPGYLTLPGDAEQDYTAYIVKRTQKPLRPGQLSYWQNYSKFHVSLMKAWYGANATLENNWAFDYLPKLDIPNYDILKVFDLMGQGKVNGYMCQGFNPIAALPDKNRVMAALARLKWLVVMDPLATETSEFWQKVGPYNDVDSANIQTEVIRLPTTCFAEEDGSLVNSSRWLQWHWKGADGPGEAYTDIRIMSELFLRLRQRYQAEGGAYPDPLLKLSWPYKIPDEPSPEELAKEVNGYAVTDFTDATGVLIKGNAQLAGFGQLKDDGSTASGCWIFCGSWTETGNQMARRDNNDPYGMHQHQGWAWAWPANRRILYNRASADLQGKPWDEKKRLVWWNGKAWAGTDVPDYKADVAPEAGMNPFIMNPEGVARFFAVDKMNEGPFPEHYEPFETPIGINPLHPQNKKATSNPAARIFDSVWDSLGVAKDYPYAATSYRLTEHFHFWSKHCKLNAISQPEQFVEIGEVLAKELGIVAGDRVRVSSKRGFIEAVAVVTKRIRPLQVNNQIVHQIGIPLHWGFTGLTRHGYLTNTLVPFLGDGNTQTPESKSFLVNVEKV, from the coding sequence ATGGACCTCAGCCGTCGTCAGTTCTTCAAGGTCGCCGGTATCGGCCTTGCAGGCTCCAGCCTGGGCGCGTTGGGCATGGCCCCGACGGCCGCCTTCGCCGAGCAGGTGCGCCATTTCAAGCTCGCCCACACCCATGAAACCCGTAACACCTGCCCGTATTGCTCGGTCGGTTGTGGGTTGATCATGTACAGCCAGGGCGATGCGGCCAAGAATGTCGCGCAAAATATCATCCACATCGAAGGTGACGCCGACCATCCGGTCAACCGCGGCACCCTGTGCCCCAAAGGCGCCGGCCTGCTGGACTTCATTCACAGCCCCGGCCGCCTGCAATACCCGCAGATGCGCAAGCCTGGCAGCAGCGAGTGGACGCGAGTCTCCTGGGATGAAGCGCTCGATCGCATCGCCGACCTGATGAAGGCCGACCGCGACGCCAACTTCATCGAGAAGAACGCCCAGGGCCAGACGGTCAACCGTTGGCTGACCACTGGTTTCCTCGCGGCATCGGCGGCGTCTAATGAAGCGGGCTACATCACCCACAAGGTGGTTCGCAGTCTCGGCATGCTGGGGTTCGATAACCAGGCGCGTGTCTGACACGGCCCGACGGTGGCAAGTCTTGCCCCGACGTACGGCCGTGGTGCCATGACCAATCACTGGACCGATATCGCCAACGCGAATCTGGTTCTGGTCATGGGCGGCAACGCAGCGGAAGCGCACCCCTGTGGTTTCAAGTGGGTGACCGAAGCCAAGGCGCACAACAAGGCGCGGTTGATCGTGGTCGATCCGCGATTCACTCGGACAGCCTCGGTGGCCGATTATTACGCGCCGATCCGCACCGGTACCGACATCGCCTTCATGGGCGGGCTGATCAACTACTTGTTGACCGAGGACAAGATCCAGCACGAATACGTGCGCAACTACACCGACGTTTCGTTCCTGGTCAAAGCCGGCTATGGCTTCGAGGACGGGATTTTCAGCGGCTATGACGCGGCCAAGCGGGTGTACACCGACAAGTCCGGCTGGGGCTATGAGCTGGGTGAAGACGGCTTCGTCAAGACCGACCCGACCCTGCAGGATCCGCACTGCGTCTATCAACTGATGAAGCAGCATTACAGCCGCTACAACATTGAACTGGCGAGCCAGATCTGCGGCATGCCGGTCGACGCCATGCAGAAAATCTGGGAGGAGATCGCCACTTGCTCGCAACCGGGCAAGACCATGACCATCCTCTATGCCTTGGGTTGGACCCAGCACTCGATTGGCGCGCAGATCATCCGTAGCGCGGCCATGGTGCAGCTATTACTGGGCAACGTCGGCATGCCGGGCGGAGGCGTGAATGCCTTGCGCGGGCACTCCAATATCCAGGGGCTGACCGACCTGGGCCTGCTGTCCAATTCGCTGCCGGGCTACCTCACGCTGCCGGGCGATGCCGAACAGGACTACACCGCCTACATCGTCAAGCGCACGCAAAAACCGTTGCGACCGGGGCAACTGTCCTACTGGCAGAACTACAGCAAATTCCACGTCAGCCTGATGAAAGCCTGGTACGGGGCCAATGCCACGCTGGAGAACAACTGGGCCTTCGACTATCTGCCGAAACTGGACATTCCCAACTACGACATCCTCAAGGTGTTCGACCTGATGGGCCAGGGCAAGGTCAATGGCTACATGTGCCAGGGCTTCAACCCCATTGCGGCATTGCCGGATAAAAACCGCGTGATGGCCGCGCTGGCCAGGCTCAAATGGCTGGTGGTGATGGACCCGCTGGCCACCGAGACTTCGGAATTCTGGCAAAAGGTCGGGCCGTACAACGACGTCGACAGCGCGAACATCCAGACCGAAGTGATTCGCCTGCCCACCACCTGTTTCGCCGAGGAAGACGGCTCGCTGGTCAACAGCAGTCGCTGGCTGCAATGGCACTGGAAGGGCGCCGACGGCCCTGGGGAGGCCTACACCGACATACGCATCATGAGCGAGCTGTTCCTGCGCCTGCGTCAGCGCTATCAGGCCGAGGGCGGTGCCTATCCCGACCCGCTGCTGAAACTGTCGTGGCCCTACAAGATCCCTGACGAACCGTCACCGGAAGAACTGGCCAAGGAGGTCAACGGCTACGCCGTCACCGACTTCACCGATGCCACCGGGGTGCTCATCAAGGGCAATGCGCAACTGGCCGGTTTTGGCCAGCTGAAGGATGACGGCAGCACGGCGTCCGGGTGCTGGATTTTCTGCGGCAGCTGGACCGAAACGGGCAACCAGATGGCCCGGCGCGACAACAACGATCCGTATGGCATGCACCAGCACCAGGGGTGGGCCTGGGCCTGGCCGGCCAACCGGCGGATTCTCTACAACCGTGCCTCGGCCGACCTGCAAGGTAAGCCCTGGGACGAGAAGAAGCGCCTGGTGTGGTGGAACGGCAAAGCCTGGGCCGGCACCGACGTGCCGGACTACAAGGCTGACGTGGCGCCGGAGGCGGGGATGAATCCGTTCATCATGAACCCCGAAGGTGTGGCGCGGTTCTTCGCCGTCGACAAGATGAACGAAGGGCCATTCCCCGAGCACTACGAGCCGTTCGAGACGCCGATCGGTATCAACCCGCTGCACCCGCAGAACAAGAAGGCCACCAGCAATCCGGCGGCGCGGATCTTCGATTCGGTTTGGGACTCACTGGGCGTGGCCAAGGATTACCCCTACGCCGCCACCAGCTACCGGCTGACCGAGCATTTCCACTTCTGGAGCAAGCACTGCAAGCTCAACGCGATTTCCCAGCCCGAACAGTTCGTCGAGATCGGCGAAGTGCTGGCCAAGGAATTAGGCATCGTCGCTGGCGACCGGGTGCGGGTCAGCAGCAAGCGTGGCTTCATCGAGGCGGTGGCCGTGGTGACCAAGCGCATTCGTCCGTTGCAGGTCAACAATCAGATCGTGCACCAGATCGGTATCCCGTTGCACTGGGGGTTCACCGGGCTCACGCGCCACGGCTACCTCACCAACACCCTGGTGCCGTTCCTCGGCGATGGCAACACCCAGACCCCGGAATCCAAGTCATTCCTGGTCAACGTGGAGAAAGTCTAA